One stretch of Euzebyales bacterium DNA includes these proteins:
- a CDS encoding IS1380 family transposase, whose amino-acid sequence MRSSSHILDRLTVTFDDDHAVADAGLVLPATLIEHLDVEATADGIVSRGYRPGRKIVSVLAGLLAGADCIDDLAVLRAGATARIVPTQVLAPSTIGTWLRSLSFGHVRQLDRLTELLLTRAWAAGAGPGDDDLVIDVDSTICEVHGYAKQGAAYGYTRQLGYHPILATRADTGEILHTRMRKGSANTARGAQRFVRETVGRVRRAGATGQLVLRADSGFWSAKVIGACQDHDVRYSITVRATKTVVAAIDGIDDTAWTDIAYPDGGDAQVAETTLGGRRLIVRRTRLVGAQAQLFPDWRHHAFVTDRPGTAVDLDADHRHHAVCELAIRDLKHGAGLIHCPSGVFTANAAWAVLATLAHNLWRWTAILGGLVAPGRLTVAKTLRRRYLTIPGRITRSARRLTLHLPVDWPWRDAFMQALSRLRRITIPQPC is encoded by the coding sequence ATGCGGTCATCATCGCACATCCTTGACCGGCTGACGGTGACGTTCGACGACGACCACGCGGTGGCTGACGCGGGCCTGGTGTTGCCCGCCACGCTGATCGAGCACCTCGACGTCGAGGCGACCGCGGACGGGATCGTGTCACGGGGGTACCGACCCGGCCGCAAGATCGTCTCCGTGCTCGCCGGACTACTCGCGGGCGCCGACTGCATCGACGACCTGGCGGTCCTCCGCGCCGGCGCGACCGCGCGGATCGTGCCAACACAGGTGTTGGCGCCATCCACGATCGGGACGTGGCTGCGGTCGCTTTCGTTCGGCCACGTCCGCCAGCTCGACCGGCTCACCGAGCTGCTGCTGACCCGCGCCTGGGCGGCCGGCGCCGGCCCCGGCGACGATGACCTCGTCATCGACGTCGACTCCACGATCTGTGAGGTCCACGGCTACGCCAAGCAAGGCGCGGCGTACGGCTACACCCGCCAGCTCGGCTACCACCCGATCCTGGCGACCCGCGCCGATACCGGCGAGATCCTGCATACCCGCATGCGGAAGGGGTCGGCGAACACCGCCCGTGGGGCGCAGCGGTTCGTCCGTGAGACCGTCGGGCGGGTCCGCCGTGCCGGCGCGACTGGCCAACTCGTGCTGCGCGCGGATTCGGGGTTCTGGTCGGCCAAGGTCATCGGCGCCTGCCAAGACCACGATGTGCGCTACTCGATCACCGTGCGGGCCACCAAGACCGTGGTCGCGGCGATCGACGGCATCGACGACACCGCCTGGACCGACATCGCCTACCCCGACGGCGGCGACGCGCAGGTCGCCGAGACCACCCTCGGCGGCCGCCGCCTGATCGTGCGCCGCACCCGACTGGTCGGCGCGCAGGCGCAGCTGTTCCCCGACTGGCGGCACCACGCGTTCGTCACCGACCGTCCCGGCACCGCCGTCGACCTCGACGCCGACCACCGCCACCACGCGGTGTGCGAACTGGCGATTCGCGACCTCAAGCACGGCGCCGGACTGATCCACTGCCCATCGGGGGTATTCACCGCCAACGCCGCCTGGGCGGTGCTGGCCACGCTGGCGCACAACCTATGGCGCTGGACCGCGATCCTGGGCGGACTCGTCGCGCCCGGACGGTTGACCGTCGCCAAGACCCTCCGCCGGCGCTACCTGACCATCCCCGGACGCATCACCCGCTCGGCCCGCCGGCTCACGCTGCACCTGCCCGTCGACTGGCCCTGGCGCGACGCGTTCATGCAGGCGCTGTCCCGACTACGACGAATCACCATCCCGCAGCCCTGCTGA